The following are from one region of the Actinoplanes sp. L3-i22 genome:
- a CDS encoding BTAD domain-containing putative transcriptional regulator, whose protein sequence is MRFQVLGPPEVWDGDRLVQLGGPQQRAVLALLLVQVNQVVSTERICERLWGDQAPAAARSLVQGCVAKLRRALRDGPHDPLVTRPPGYLLRLDPDALDVGRFEQLVDDADRLAGHDSGPRLEQARARLRDALALWRGPAYDGIGLPACQAEADRLHERRLATVEKRVDLDLRLGPDAALVAELRELTREHPLRERLWGQLMLALHRTERRADALDAYREIRRALVDELGVEPGPALQRIHRTILADTPPTDPPPAPAPQSGGPAQLPAPVAAFTGRDHDLNRLDTLRAGASIVVICGTAGVGKTALAVQWAHTLRGRYDGGQLYLDLRGYATAGPVAPVEALTGFLAALGVPADRVPTDETQAAALYRSLVADRRMLVLLDNAYGVEQVRPLLPGGPEHLVVVTSRDTLGGLVARDGAAHLRLGVLGPDEAQALLSRVLGAERVAAEPGATAELARLCAHLPLALRIAAADLVTRPARPIGAHVTQLRGDNRLGTLAVDGDPEYAVRAAFGVSYASLRPAARRLFRRLGLAPGPDCTADDAALLGDLDRDTAAGLLGRLAGAHLVDEHLPGRYAGHDLLRLYAAERAAAEEPADQRRAAGQRLLDGYLDRARAAADVLYPHMLRLPGAAAGPAHQDALAWLEAERHNLVIAVGRAAREGPRRSAWLLADALRGYFHLRRYTADWFTVANAALDAARADHDDAGQAAARHSLGTAYRSISDHHEALRQYAKGLGLARRCGWAQAEATALGNLGIVSRKLGRLRAAARQLDAALVIDRRLGRTAGEANNLSMLATVYLEMGDLDRAAEHFAAALELNTLIGSRHGEALALTGLGQVALELGRSDDAGTHLTAARHRYAEVGDRDGAAVTHCLLALRDCDLGRPGPGREHALTALALAREFGDRQTEAMALNALGAADRLRGEPDAAAGHHRHAYQLAQDTGSRRIESEALIGLAAAHHGLGQHDTADALARQALGLARLGGFAVVAAAAQASLASISGAAPCR, encoded by the coding sequence GTGCGTTTTCAAGTGCTCGGGCCGCCCGAGGTCTGGGACGGCGACCGGCTGGTCCAGCTCGGCGGCCCGCAGCAACGGGCCGTGCTCGCCCTGCTGCTGGTCCAGGTAAACCAGGTGGTCTCGACCGAGCGGATCTGCGAACGGCTCTGGGGTGACCAGGCTCCGGCGGCGGCCCGCAGCCTGGTGCAGGGCTGCGTCGCGAAGCTGCGCCGGGCCCTGCGCGACGGCCCGCACGATCCGCTGGTCACCCGCCCGCCCGGCTACCTGCTGCGTCTCGACCCGGACGCCCTGGACGTGGGCCGGTTCGAGCAACTGGTCGACGACGCCGACCGGCTCGCCGGGCACGACTCCGGGCCGCGGCTGGAACAGGCCCGGGCCCGGCTGCGCGACGCGCTCGCGCTGTGGCGCGGTCCCGCGTACGACGGCATCGGTCTGCCGGCCTGCCAGGCCGAGGCGGACCGCCTGCACGAACGCCGGCTGGCCACCGTCGAGAAACGCGTCGACCTCGACCTGCGGCTGGGCCCGGACGCCGCGCTCGTGGCCGAGCTGCGCGAGCTGACCCGCGAACATCCGCTGCGGGAACGTCTCTGGGGTCAGCTGATGCTCGCCCTGCACCGCACCGAGCGGCGCGCCGACGCCCTCGACGCCTACCGGGAGATCCGCCGCGCGCTCGTCGACGAGCTCGGTGTCGAACCCGGCCCGGCCCTGCAACGGATCCACCGCACGATCCTCGCCGACACCCCGCCCACCGACCCGCCGCCCGCACCGGCGCCGCAGTCGGGCGGGCCGGCGCAACTGCCCGCGCCGGTCGCCGCGTTCACCGGCCGCGACCACGACCTGAACCGCCTCGACACCCTGCGGGCGGGCGCGTCGATCGTGGTCATCTGCGGCACCGCCGGCGTCGGCAAGACCGCCCTGGCCGTCCAGTGGGCGCACACGCTCCGCGGCCGGTACGACGGCGGCCAGCTCTACCTCGACCTGCGCGGCTACGCCACGGCCGGGCCGGTCGCACCGGTCGAGGCGCTCACCGGGTTCCTGGCCGCGCTGGGCGTGCCCGCCGACCGGGTCCCCACCGACGAGACGCAGGCCGCCGCCCTGTACCGCAGCCTGGTCGCCGACCGGCGGATGCTGGTGCTGCTGGACAACGCGTACGGCGTCGAGCAGGTCCGTCCCCTGCTGCCGGGCGGCCCGGAACACCTGGTCGTGGTCACCAGCCGCGACACCCTGGGCGGTCTGGTGGCCCGCGACGGCGCCGCCCACCTGCGGCTCGGCGTGCTCGGCCCGGACGAGGCGCAGGCGCTGCTCAGCCGGGTCCTCGGCGCCGAGCGGGTGGCCGCCGAACCCGGGGCGACGGCCGAGCTGGCCCGGCTCTGTGCACACCTGCCGCTCGCCCTGCGCATCGCCGCGGCCGACCTGGTCACCCGCCCGGCCCGGCCGATCGGCGCGCACGTCACCCAGCTCCGCGGCGACAACCGGCTGGGCACCCTCGCCGTCGACGGTGACCCCGAGTACGCGGTCCGGGCCGCGTTCGGCGTCTCCTACGCCAGCCTGCGACCGGCCGCCCGCCGGCTGTTCCGCCGCCTCGGCCTGGCCCCCGGCCCGGACTGCACCGCCGACGACGCCGCCCTGCTCGGCGACCTCGACCGGGACACCGCCGCCGGGCTGCTGGGCCGGCTGGCCGGCGCGCACCTGGTCGACGAACACCTGCCCGGCCGGTACGCCGGCCACGACCTGCTGCGCCTGTACGCCGCCGAACGGGCCGCCGCCGAGGAACCCGCCGACCAGCGGCGGGCCGCCGGGCAACGCCTGCTCGACGGCTACCTCGACCGGGCCCGGGCCGCCGCCGACGTGCTCTACCCGCACATGCTGCGCCTGCCGGGCGCCGCCGCCGGCCCCGCCCACCAGGACGCCCTGGCCTGGCTGGAAGCCGAACGCCACAACCTGGTCATCGCCGTCGGCAGAGCCGCCCGCGAGGGGCCGCGCCGCTCGGCGTGGCTGCTCGCCGACGCGCTGCGCGGCTACTTCCACCTGCGCCGCTACACCGCCGACTGGTTCACGGTCGCTAATGCCGCCCTGGACGCGGCCCGCGCCGACCACGACGACGCGGGGCAGGCGGCGGCCCGGCACAGCCTCGGCACGGCGTACCGCAGCATCAGCGACCACCACGAGGCGCTGCGCCAGTACGCGAAGGGGCTCGGGCTGGCCCGGCGGTGCGGCTGGGCGCAGGCCGAGGCGACCGCCCTGGGCAACCTCGGCATCGTCAGCCGCAAACTGGGCCGGCTGCGCGCCGCCGCCCGCCAGCTGGACGCCGCGCTGGTCATCGACCGCCGGCTCGGCCGGACCGCCGGGGAGGCCAACAACCTGAGCATGCTCGCCACCGTGTACCTGGAGATGGGCGACCTGGACCGGGCCGCCGAGCACTTCGCCGCGGCCCTGGAGCTGAACACCCTGATCGGCAGCCGGCACGGCGAAGCCCTGGCCCTGACCGGTCTCGGTCAGGTCGCCCTGGAACTGGGCCGGTCCGACGACGCCGGCACCCACCTCACGGCCGCCCGGCACCGGTACGCCGAGGTCGGCGATCGCGACGGCGCCGCCGTCACCCACTGCCTGCTCGCGCTGCGCGACTGCGACCTCGGCCGGCCCGGCCCGGGCCGCGAGCACGCGCTGACCGCCCTGGCCCTGGCCCGGGAGTTCGGCGACCGGCAGACCGAGGCGATGGCCCTGAACGCCCTCGGCGCCGCCGACCGGCTGCGCGGCGAGCCCGACGCGGCGGCCGGGCACCACCGGCACGCCTACCAGCTGGCGCAGGACACCGGCAGCCGCCGAATCGAGAGCGAGGCCCTGATCGGGCTGGCCGCCGCCCACCACGGGCTCGGGCAGCACGACACCGCCGACGCCCTGGCCCGGCAGGCGCTCGGCCTGGCCCGCCTCGGCGGGTTCGCGGTCGTGGCCGCCGCCGCGCAGGCCTCGCTCGCGTCGATCTCCGGGGCGGCGCCCTGCCGCTGA
- a CDS encoding GNAT family N-acetyltransferase, giving the protein MELTLRPWAMRDANELRPLLDDPEVRTWTRALAPRDWIRSQAVEGRHGFAVVRDGALAGHVALKMPRPFEWEIGYWIAAHARRQGLASWAVDEATRWGFAEFAMSEVALIHNVDNLGSCGVARRCGYLLAEELPPSAGYPLPGHRHVRTLA; this is encoded by the coding sequence GTGGAGCTGACATTGCGGCCGTGGGCCATGCGCGATGCGAACGAGTTGCGGCCGCTTCTCGACGACCCGGAGGTACGGACGTGGACCCGCGCCCTGGCCCCGCGTGACTGGATCCGCTCGCAGGCGGTCGAGGGGCGCCACGGCTTCGCGGTCGTCCGCGACGGCGCGCTCGCCGGGCACGTCGCGCTCAAGATGCCGCGCCCGTTCGAGTGGGAGATCGGCTACTGGATCGCCGCCCACGCCCGCCGCCAGGGCCTGGCCAGCTGGGCGGTCGACGAGGCGACCCGGTGGGGGTTCGCCGAGTTCGCGATGAGCGAGGTGGCGCTGATCCACAACGTCGACAACCTCGGCTCGTGCGGCGTCGCCCGCCGCTGCGGCTACCTGCTCGCCGAAGAGCTGCCGCCCAGCGCGGGCTACCCGCTGCCGGGTCACCGGCACGTCCGGACATTGGCATGA
- a CDS encoding methyltransferase domain-containing protein produces the protein MTTFEDLVAEGSSVPVDGWDFGWFAGRATEQRPSWGYAGLISDRMTTAGRVLDLQTGGGEVLAGAAAAGRPATLVATEGWPPNAALARAALEPLGATVVEVAEDAALPFPDASFDLVVSRHPVTTDYAEVARVLAPGGTYLSQHVGAGSVRELYEFMMGPQPHRPAREPSHHRALATAAGLTVVDLRDESPRMEFFDVAAVIVFLRKVIWTVPGFTVERYLPRLRELHDRMPFVAHSRRFLIEAHS, from the coding sequence ATGACCACTTTCGAGGACCTGGTGGCCGAGGGCTCGTCGGTGCCGGTCGACGGCTGGGACTTCGGCTGGTTCGCCGGGCGGGCCACCGAGCAGCGGCCGAGCTGGGGCTACGCCGGGCTGATCAGCGACCGGATGACGACCGCCGGCCGGGTCCTCGACCTGCAGACCGGCGGCGGTGAGGTGCTCGCCGGCGCCGCCGCGGCCGGCCGCCCGGCGACGCTTGTCGCGACCGAGGGCTGGCCGCCGAACGCCGCCCTGGCCCGCGCGGCGCTCGAACCGCTGGGCGCCACCGTGGTGGAGGTGGCCGAGGACGCCGCGCTGCCGTTCCCGGACGCGTCGTTCGACCTGGTGGTCAGCCGGCACCCGGTGACGACCGACTACGCCGAGGTGGCCCGGGTGCTCGCGCCCGGCGGCACCTACCTGTCCCAGCACGTCGGCGCCGGCTCGGTGCGCGAGCTCTACGAGTTCATGATGGGCCCGCAGCCGCACCGCCCGGCCCGCGAGCCGTCGCACCACCGCGCCCTCGCGACCGCGGCCGGCCTGACCGTCGTCGACCTGCGCGACGAGTCCCCGCGGATGGAGTTCTTCGACGTCGCCGCCGTGATCGTCTTCCTGCGCAAGGTGATCTGGACGGTGCCCGGCTTCACCGTCGAGCGGTATCTGCCGCGCCTGCGGGAGTTGCACGACCGGATGCCGTTCGTGGCGCACTCGCGCCGCTTCCTCATCGAGGCCCATTCATAA
- a CDS encoding multicopper oxidase family protein has product MTEKDRPASMPAHPAVSRRALLRGIGALALTGAALGISARFADPARAATSGTLTVPTLLEATTDSDGTKAFTLDMQTGTTQILSGVSSATCGFNQAFLGPVIKVSEGDSVRMDITNNLDDVSTVHWHGAHIPPAVDGGPQNTIEAGATFSPTFDINQGACTLWFHPHALGTTSEQVASGLAGMLLIDDDTEGAAALPGDYGTDQFPLIIQSLPVSSAGVIGSTTAAELATSTSFPLLVNGANVGVAGTPTLSVGVSRVRLHLLNASIADIITITRTDGAAFTQVATDAALLSAPLSVTALKLVGGERAEICIDLTSTDGTVTLQATVTAGGARGGSGTSSILALTSTATTAADDLPDTLNTFTALDVSSPDATRTIALSNSGNTMLINGVAGTTMTAMESGEIMTTLGATEVWTITNATGLTHSFHLHDVPFQVRSINGVAPTGGYAEWKDTILISPQSTNVIAMQFTDYADNTYGYMLHCHNTVHEDEGMMAMLMVMSS; this is encoded by the coding sequence ATGACCGAAAAAGATCGTCCGGCGTCCATGCCGGCCCACCCCGCCGTCAGCCGGCGCGCCCTGCTGCGCGGCATCGGTGCCCTGGCCCTCACCGGCGCCGCGCTGGGCATCAGCGCCCGGTTCGCGGACCCGGCCCGCGCCGCGACCAGCGGCACCCTGACCGTCCCCACGCTGCTCGAAGCGACCACCGACAGCGACGGGACCAAGGCGTTCACGCTGGACATGCAGACCGGCACCACCCAGATCCTCAGCGGCGTCAGCAGCGCCACCTGCGGCTTCAACCAGGCCTTCCTCGGCCCGGTGATCAAGGTGAGCGAGGGCGACAGCGTCCGGATGGACATCACCAACAACCTCGACGACGTCAGCACCGTGCACTGGCACGGCGCGCACATCCCGCCCGCGGTCGACGGCGGCCCGCAGAACACCATCGAGGCCGGCGCGACGTTCTCCCCCACCTTCGACATCAACCAGGGCGCCTGCACGCTGTGGTTCCACCCGCACGCCCTGGGCACCACCTCCGAACAGGTCGCCAGCGGCCTGGCCGGGATGCTGCTGATCGACGACGACACCGAGGGTGCGGCCGCGCTGCCCGGCGACTACGGCACCGACCAGTTCCCGCTGATCATCCAGTCGCTGCCGGTCAGTTCGGCCGGCGTCATCGGCTCCACCACCGCCGCCGAACTGGCCACCAGCACCTCGTTCCCGCTGCTGGTCAACGGGGCCAACGTCGGCGTCGCCGGCACCCCGACCCTGTCGGTCGGCGTCAGCCGGGTCCGGCTGCACCTGCTCAACGCGTCGATCGCCGACATCATCACGATCACCCGCACCGACGGCGCGGCGTTCACCCAGGTCGCCACGGACGCCGCCCTGCTCTCCGCGCCGCTGTCGGTCACCGCGCTCAAACTCGTCGGCGGCGAACGCGCCGAGATCTGCATCGACCTGACCAGCACCGACGGCACGGTCACCCTGCAGGCCACGGTCACCGCCGGCGGCGCGCGCGGCGGCAGCGGCACCTCCTCGATCCTCGCCCTGACCTCCACCGCGACCACCGCCGCCGACGACCTGCCGGACACCCTGAACACGTTCACCGCGCTGGACGTGAGCAGCCCCGACGCGACCCGCACGATCGCCCTGTCGAACAGCGGCAACACCATGCTGATCAACGGGGTCGCCGGCACCACGATGACCGCGATGGAGTCCGGCGAGATCATGACGACGCTGGGCGCGACCGAGGTGTGGACGATCACCAACGCGACCGGTCTGACCCACTCGTTCCATCTGCACGACGTCCCGTTCCAGGTGCGCTCGATCAACGGGGTCGCGCCGACCGGCGGCTACGCGGAATGGAAGGACACCATTCTGATCTCACCGCAGTCCACGAATGTCATCGCCATGCAGTTCACCGATTACGCGGACAATACCTACGGCTACATGCTGCACTGCCACAACACCGTCCACGAGGACGAGGGAATGATGGCCATGCTCATGGTCATGTCCAGCTGA
- a CDS encoding MarR family winged helix-turn-helix transcriptional regulator codes for MKDVIDEHVALWVRELDSLDPVQEAIVGRLSLLGRHLAGSRRAALGASGLKHWQFKVLLMLRRAGVPYERSPSQLAEHLGLTRGALSARLRPLEEAGLIVRTSAGADRRRVTVRLTPAGLATWERHTGAESAAEAALLAALTAAERDQLAGLLRKLVLRADG; via the coding sequence GTGAAGGACGTCATCGACGAGCACGTCGCCCTGTGGGTCCGGGAGCTCGACTCGCTCGACCCGGTGCAGGAGGCGATCGTCGGGCGGCTGTCGCTGCTGGGCCGGCACCTGGCCGGGTCGCGGCGGGCCGCGCTGGGCGCCAGCGGGCTCAAGCACTGGCAGTTCAAGGTGCTGCTGATGTTGCGGCGGGCCGGGGTGCCGTACGAGCGCAGCCCGTCGCAGCTGGCCGAGCATCTCGGGCTGACCCGGGGCGCGCTGTCCGCCCGGCTGCGGCCGCTGGAGGAGGCCGGGCTGATCGTGCGGACCAGCGCGGGCGCCGACCGGCGCCGGGTCACGGTCCGGCTGACCCCGGCCGGGCTGGCCACCTGGGAGCGGCACACCGGCGCGGAGAGCGCGGCCGAGGCGGCGCTGCTGGCCGCGCTGACCGCCGCCGAGCGCGACCAGCTCGCCGGCCTGCTGCGCAAGCTGGTGCTGCGCGCCGACGGCTGA
- a CDS encoding Clp protease N-terminal domain-containing protein gives MTQVTPPVRLDDLIGAITKNRPDNPLDRLSDAVLLGDHLGDLADHLIGHFVDQARRSGASWTDIGRSMGVSKQAAQKRFVPKEKLDPSQGFNRFSDLARSAVVASMNLAKQHGNVEITPAHLALGLLEQPDGLAVAAITAQGLSLDAVRERLVAALPAGGADVPALIPYDARSRKALELTFREALRLSAQDFISTGHVLLALLEEEEPEGGVLNSLGVHKAAVEQTVTAGPEEGQNR, from the coding sequence ATGACACAGGTTACCCCGCCGGTTCGCCTCGACGATCTCATCGGCGCCATCACCAAGAACCGTCCCGACAACCCCCTGGACCGGCTCTCCGACGCGGTCCTGCTCGGCGATCACCTGGGGGATCTGGCCGACCACCTGATCGGTCACTTCGTCGACCAGGCCCGCCGCTCCGGCGCGTCGTGGACCGACATCGGCCGCAGCATGGGCGTGTCCAAGCAGGCCGCGCAGAAACGTTTCGTACCCAAGGAGAAGCTGGACCCGTCGCAGGGCTTCAACCGCTTCTCCGACCTGGCCCGCAGCGCGGTCGTCGCCTCGATGAACCTGGCCAAGCAGCACGGCAACGTCGAGATCACCCCGGCGCACCTGGCGCTGGGGCTGCTCGAGCAGCCCGACGGGCTGGCCGTGGCGGCGATCACCGCACAGGGCCTGAGCCTCGACGCGGTCCGCGAGCGCCTGGTCGCGGCGCTGCCCGCGGGCGGCGCCGACGTGCCCGCGCTGATTCCCTACGACGCCCGGTCCCGCAAGGCCCTGGAGCTCACGTTCCGGGAGGCGCTGCGGCTGTCGGCGCAGGACTTCATCAGCACCGGGCACGTGCTGCTCGCCCTGCTCGAAGAGGAGGAACCGGAGGGCGGCGTGCTCAACAGCCTGGGCGTGCACAAGGCCGCGGTCGAGCAGACCGTGACCGCCGGGCCCGAGGAGGGCCAGAACCGTTAA
- a CDS encoding LysR family transcriptional regulator translates to MLDVRKLSLLCDLERLGTIAAVAQVRSYTPSAVSQQLSALEREAGVALLERTGRRVTFTAAGQVLARHAAGVLSALEETGAALAALKAGPAGPLRIGAFPTAVRTLLPPALVTLGREYPALELMVTEVDPADAPAALRERRLDVALLNDYDVAPGDVDADLDSVPLLDETVFLAVPAAGGCASLDAARDQPWIMASAGTLCHEATVRACAAAGFTPRVRHRADDFATVLALVGAGLGVSLVPELAAAPTDGVRLVPLGLRRRTRIAYRKGAAGHPAIAAVVAALTR, encoded by the coding sequence ATGCTCGACGTGCGCAAACTCAGCCTGCTCTGCGACCTGGAACGACTCGGCACGATCGCCGCGGTCGCGCAGGTCCGCTCGTACACGCCGAGCGCCGTCTCCCAGCAGCTGTCCGCCCTGGAACGCGAGGCCGGCGTCGCCCTGCTGGAACGCACCGGCCGCCGGGTCACGTTCACCGCCGCCGGGCAGGTCCTGGCCCGGCACGCCGCCGGGGTGCTGTCCGCGCTGGAGGAGACCGGCGCCGCGCTGGCCGCGCTGAAGGCCGGCCCGGCCGGGCCGCTGCGGATCGGCGCGTTCCCGACCGCGGTGCGCACCCTGCTCCCGCCGGCCCTGGTCACGCTGGGCCGCGAGTACCCGGCGCTGGAGCTGATGGTGACCGAGGTGGATCCGGCCGACGCGCCGGCCGCGCTGCGCGAGCGGCGCCTGGACGTGGCCCTGCTCAACGACTACGACGTGGCACCCGGCGACGTGGACGCCGACCTGGACTCGGTGCCGCTGCTGGACGAGACGGTGTTCCTGGCCGTCCCGGCGGCCGGCGGCTGCGCGAGCCTGGACGCCGCCCGCGACCAGCCGTGGATCATGGCGAGCGCGGGGACACTGTGTCACGAGGCCACCGTGCGGGCCTGCGCCGCGGCCGGCTTCACGCCGCGGGTCCGGCACCGGGCCGACGACTTCGCGACCGTGCTCGCCCTGGTCGGAGCCGGGCTGGGGGTGTCGCTGGTGCCCGAGCTCGCCGCCGCGCCGACCGACGGCGTACGCCTGGTCCCGCTCGGGCTGCGGCGGCGCACCCGGATCGCCTACCGCAAAGGCGCCGCCGGCCATCCGGCGATCGCCGCCGTCGTCGCCGCGCTGACCCGGTGA
- a CDS encoding DUF6204 family protein, which produces MSDSRTIRVTVRGSFDNLTDEQKAELVANGGDDLLTVEYTERGHLTYDLAARPFFTFRFAEQVAGEQEIPQATIRAEMKAVTWLEERGYGYKKITSQTVDMSEVPLGKRGKREAAKSS; this is translated from the coding sequence ATGAGTGACAGCCGCACGATTCGCGTGACCGTACGCGGGTCCTTCGACAACCTGACCGACGAGCAGAAGGCCGAGCTGGTCGCGAACGGCGGTGACGACCTGCTGACCGTCGAGTACACCGAGCGGGGGCACCTGACCTACGACCTCGCGGCCCGCCCGTTCTTCACGTTCCGCTTCGCCGAGCAGGTCGCCGGGGAGCAGGAGATCCCGCAGGCGACGATCCGCGCGGAGATGAAGGCGGTCACGTGGCTGGAGGAGCGCGGCTACGGCTACAAGAAGATCACCTCGCAGACCGTCGACATGTCCGAGGTGCCGCTGGGCAAGCGCGGTAAGCGGGAGGCCGCCAAGTCGTCCTGA
- a CDS encoding VOC family protein, with the protein MANNPIRHITVDAHDPLKIAQFWAVVTGYALHEESDSEEALLTPSFEQSPGLLFIAVPEDKTGKNRFHLDIEPHTGTRDEFVETMLAHGATIYQDHRKPDGTGWVTMRDPEGNEFCVERSAAERLPA; encoded by the coding sequence ATGGCGAACAACCCGATCCGGCACATCACCGTCGATGCCCACGACCCGCTCAAGATCGCGCAGTTCTGGGCCGTGGTCACCGGCTACGCGTTGCACGAGGAGTCCGACAGCGAGGAAGCGCTGCTCACCCCGTCGTTCGAGCAGTCGCCGGGCCTGCTGTTCATCGCGGTGCCCGAGGACAAGACCGGCAAGAACCGGTTCCACCTGGACATCGAGCCGCACACCGGCACCCGTGACGAGTTCGTCGAGACGATGCTGGCGCACGGCGCGACGATCTACCAGGACCACCGCAAGCCCGACGGCACGGGCTGGGTGACCATGCGGGATCCGGAAGGCAACGAGTTCTGCGTGGAACGCAGCGCCGCCGAGCGCCTCCCGGCCTGA
- a CDS encoding 4-hydroxy-tetrahydrodipicolinate synthase yields MDLTGVFVPMITPFDASGAVTYSVLENLAREMLEAGVSGLVALGTTGEPSSLTADEQRGVLEVLARVCRDRGAPLISGVASPGADAVLSLVPPFVRPGPEGVVAHFTALAETSAVPLVVYHVPARTGQALDAATLRRIGALDRVIGVKYATGALDADVVALLADPPPGFAVLSGDDVFLSPLLALGATGGILASAHLATERFVALHRAWQDGDPATARKLTHELSPLSAALFAEPNPAVVKAVLHARGRIPTAAVRLPLLPASAAALDRAQRLIPTARISTVSDL; encoded by the coding sequence ATGGACTTGACCGGCGTTTTCGTCCCGATGATCACCCCGTTCGATGCTTCCGGGGCGGTGACCTACTCCGTACTGGAAAATTTGGCTCGGGAAATGTTGGAAGCGGGTGTGTCCGGCCTGGTCGCGCTCGGCACCACCGGGGAGCCGTCGTCGCTGACCGCCGACGAGCAGCGCGGCGTGCTGGAGGTGCTGGCGCGGGTGTGCCGGGATCGCGGGGCGCCGCTGATCTCGGGGGTGGCGTCGCCGGGGGCCGATGCGGTGCTGAGCCTGGTGCCGCCGTTCGTGCGGCCGGGCCCGGAAGGGGTGGTGGCGCACTTCACCGCGCTGGCGGAAACCAGTGCGGTGCCGCTGGTCGTCTATCACGTGCCGGCCCGGACCGGGCAGGCCCTGGATGCCGCGACTCTGCGGCGGATCGGCGCGCTCGACCGCGTGATCGGCGTCAAGTACGCGACCGGCGCTCTCGACGCGGACGTGGTCGCGCTGCTGGCCGACCCGCCGCCGGGCTTCGCGGTCCTCTCCGGCGACGACGTGTTCCTCTCTCCGCTGCTCGCGCTCGGCGCCACCGGCGGCATCCTCGCCTCGGCGCACCTGGCCACCGAACGTTTCGTCGCGCTGCACCGGGCCTGGCAGGACGGTGACCCGGCCACCGCCCGGAAGCTGACCCACGAGTTGAGCCCGCTGTCGGCGGCGCTGTTCGCCGAGCCGAACCCGGCGGTGGTCAAGGCGGTCCTGCACGCGCGGGGCCGCATCCCGACCGCTGCGGTCCGACTCCCGCTGCTGCCCGCCTCGGCGGCCGCGCTCGACCGCGCCCAGCGCCTGATACCGACCGCGAGAATATCGACAGTATCTGATCTCTGA
- a CDS encoding sugar nucleotide-binding protein: MTRRVLVTGGSGSLGRRVFARAAAAGWEPVGTFLTGPAATADVRMDIRDPADVRRVVAAVRPDAIVHTAAGRDRDDWPANADGPAHVALAARGIRLVHVSSDAIFSGRAVHYDESALPDPVYRYGAAKAAAETAVRAIDPGAAVVRTSLILGDGNGAHEILTRDLIAGRADGALFTDEIRTPVHVDDLADALLELAGGDYAGVLNVAGADAVSRYDLGVLVARREGLDVAAIPSTSLAALGLSRPGDVRLVIDRAARLLGTRLRGAHEYLKR; the protein is encoded by the coding sequence GTGACGCGACGTGTGCTGGTGACCGGCGGCAGTGGATCTCTGGGCCGGCGGGTGTTCGCGCGTGCCGCGGCCGCCGGGTGGGAGCCGGTCGGGACGTTTCTGACCGGGCCGGCCGCCACCGCGGACGTGCGGATGGACATCCGGGACCCGGCGGACGTGCGCCGGGTCGTGGCCGCGGTGCGCCCGGACGCGATCGTGCACACCGCGGCCGGGCGCGACCGCGACGACTGGCCGGCCAATGCGGACGGTCCCGCGCACGTGGCGCTGGCCGCGCGCGGGATCCGTCTGGTCCACGTGTCCAGCGACGCGATCTTCTCCGGGCGGGCGGTGCACTACGACGAGTCGGCGCTGCCCGATCCGGTCTACCGGTACGGCGCGGCGAAGGCGGCCGCGGAGACCGCGGTGCGGGCGATCGACCCGGGCGCCGCGGTGGTGCGGACCTCGCTGATCCTCGGTGACGGCAACGGCGCGCACGAGATCCTGACCCGGGACTTGATCGCCGGGCGGGCCGACGGCGCGCTGTTCACCGACGAGATCCGCACCCCGGTGCACGTCGACGACCTGGCCGACGCGCTGCTGGAACTGGCCGGCGGCGACTACGCCGGGGTGCTCAACGTGGCCGGCGCGGACGCGGTCAGCCGCTACGACCTGGGTGTGCTGGTCGCCCGCCGGGAGGGCCTGGACGTGGCGGCGATCCCGTCGACCTCGCTGGCCGCGCTCGGGTTGAGCCGGCCCGGCGACGTGCGGCTGGTCATCGACCGGGCCGCCCGGCTGCTGGGCACCCGGCTGCGCGGGGCGCACGAATATCTGAAGCGCTGA